Genomic window (Oryza sativa Japonica Group chromosome 3, ASM3414082v1):
agtgtgctagctagctagctgctgctgcatgcatCTTTGTTTGTGTGATGAGTTGTAATCTCTGATGGTTTTAACTGTTTCTCTGCACGTTGTATTCATTGTGTCTGCTGCTCTTGTCTGACCCCCGGCCTGCGTACgtgtacgtatgtatatacagtATGTATGTATCTACGATTCTACGTCACGTGATCCGCTACGTATATATCTCTGTACATGCATATGTACTACAGTACGTATATCTTGCTATCATCAGATGTACACTGCAGTCTGCAGGCATATTTTCTCGTCTAGTTCTTTTAATTCCAGCTGCTTCTTttgcgcacacacacacacacacacatatatatatatatatatatatatatatatgctagtactacctccggtcatttttaatttattgtCGTTTTGGACATATGTCTTAGCTTGTTTTCTTTCTAATTTGGTTGTCCTAAATATTAATTCTTAATTAATACAAAGCACACCCCAAGTCTTCTGTTGTGTAGTtattagccaaaaaaaaatacgCTACATGCAGAATGCTCCCACCATCCAAATTTATGAAAgttttaactaataattaaaCTATAACAATATGCATGTTTACTGTTACGCATGTGATATTAAGATATATTCGTACATATTCGAGTTTTATTTATATTACGTAAATTTTGTAGTTGctgataatatattatagaaaaataatacAATGTAGTCCATGTAAAACAAATTTTACGTCCTATATTTTAGAGACGGAAGTAGTGTTACAGATGTGTAAAAGGAAAAAACTAGCTGGGAGTGTGGAGCGCTAGATCGATGGGGTGTGTGGGGTCAGGCTGTGTTCGAGAGGAGGGGAACGCAAAATAAAGCTCGTATTATTGCATAATtagttaagtattaactattttttaaaaaaatagattaatatgtttttaaaagttttttttttgcataaattgtaccgtttagcagtttgaaaaacgtgcgcacaaaaaacgagagaggtgggtTGGGAAAATGGGGGAAGGAACACAGCCGCCTAGCTACCGAGCTGTCTGTTAGAATTCCTAattaacaaatttaatttgattGATGAAATGTATCACCTGTTAGCGAAGAAAATTAACTGAGAGCCGGAGTATGATgcaatattaatttatttgtgTTGTTTTATTGCAGAAGGCAGGCAGCAGGGTCGCCGGGTGAGCATCATCAAGAGACGATGATGAGCAGCGCCTGGTGCCAGCCGCAGTTCGCCCAGCAGCAAACCACTGCTTGTGGGCTGCCGCTGCCTTGCCCCTACATCGTGTCCACTCACCACTACCTCATCAAACAAAACCAGCTGGTATATGCATATAATTGATCATACATTCACATCCGTGCTTGCCGTTGGTCTCTACGTATATACAGCTATATAAAGGCCGGTTAGATTGATTTAGATTATCAGAAAAGTAATGCATATTTAATTTGCCCATTATCTAAGCTAACCACCACAAAATATAAGTAGGTTTACTTTATCACTGCTATTTTATTAATTTGGTGAAAACAGGTGATTCAATAATCAATAATTCATACTTTCATAGGGGTGTCTGGTTTACTACCAAATTTGTCAAACTCCGTTAGCCTATTATTGTTTGTTTCGTTGCCACAGTTAAATCAGGCCATAGTACGTTTTATTTTAATCTAGAGGCCCACACGTCATacactctttttttaaaaaaattcacatcTTGTCTAAGGTATTGCCATCAATTAGCAACACATTTGGGTGGCAATCATGTCTGGCAATTTCTGGGGTGAAATAAACATGACCTTAAACTCTAGCTTAATTCCTGGCTTTCCTCCTtttgaccttttttttattttctctttccTGTATTTTGGATCATATTTTTCAATCAATCTTTAAATTACCACACTTCCAGATCCCCCTTATGTTTTCCCCTTAAAAATAATTAACTAAAACTCAATAGGAGTGTTATTCTCATTGATGTGTCCCcacaaaactaaaaattaagtGCATGATGGTCACATGCATTTATATGGATCACATCCTGCACATTAATGGGTTTTCTCTGTATACAGCGCTAGGTGTGGGGATATAGAGGTTTAATTAGGGGAGTAATTGATATTTGCAGTGTTGGGGACTACAAACAGCATATTTTCAATGTCCCTGCAGGCTGTACGTACCTTACTCCAGCTAGCTAGCACTGTACCCTCTGCCATATATACGTGCCAAATATTTTTGCCTTTGGACCGGTTAATTACTGTACTCGCTCCTGATTGAATGCATGTCCAAACAGTAGTATATACTGTATATTGCAGAGCTTGTCCTGCCTCGATGATAAATCGGCCAGGTCTTCAGATGTGTACAGTTTAATGCCGTTAATTACTACTCATCATCGATCTGCATTACATGTTGACATggatatgtgtatatatattaattgtgagttttaattaattaatcatgtaaaagATGATGCAGGGAGGTTGGAGGGGATCATCAGGGCAGCAGCTGGCGGTACAGCAAGATGCTGCAGCCCATAGCAGCCTAGGGATCAAGAACATGGGACAACAACGtctgcctgctgctgctgctgcggctgcagGCAACCATGATGATGAGATTGTAGTAGTCGCCAGCAGGATTGGACGACGATCGTCGGGTACTGCAGGCTTTGCTAGGTCGTCGCCTCCTGCAGCTTCAGGCTGctggacgccgacgacgacgacgtggtcgccgccgccgccgctgacacCGCAGAccacgtcgacgacgacgacgatgaggggcagcagcgtcgtcgtcgccgcagcAGCGCAGGCGTGcatgaagcagcagcagcagcagcagacgcCATCGAGGGTGCCAAGCCTGGAGATCAGCCTCGGGAGGCAGGGGTGGCAAAGCGGCAGCAgcttggagcagcagcagcagcatcagcagcgtcatcatcagcagcagcagcggcagcgcagCGTGGAGTCCTCGGCGTCCAAAGAACTAACGCTACTAAAGTGCTTGTgagataattaattaagtaaattGAGTTTATAGTAGAGTATGTTTAGCAAGTAGTAGTAGTTTAAGTAGTGGTTAATTAGTTATTAATCTCAACAAGCAGAATTAATCGAAGTGTAACAAAAATTAATGGCCGATCCCCAAGCCTGCTGCTGGCTAGCTTAATTTCAACAAATATGAGGGCGGATGCTAGCTAGATTAATTCTTGGCTAGCTTAATTAATGTTTTTGTTCTGTCTTCTCTGCTGGTTGCTTTTCATATTTTCcaactttattttttctttctagTGCATGCATGGCTTGAGTTTATGATAAAAGAAGattggattttcatccctcaagCGATATCACCTCATTTCTCACATGTCACCTCAAaagttatataatttttttaaaaaaagataagataGATTAACAAACATACACTAGCACACAATTTTTCTGTGTGGGCCAAAACCTATTTTTGCGTGTGGAAGCCCAGCCTGTCTGCACCAAAACGTCTGCGAAAATCTAATTTTTATGTGCGGGTGGCGCACCCACACGCGAAAATCAGATTTTTCGCGTGCGGTTGCTTATATCGCCCGcacgaaaaaataaaaattcaaaaaaaaaacaaaaaaccctaaaatccgGCAGTGGCAGCACGAGTCCGGCCGACGCGCATTCGCAAGGGGCTGGCTATGCCGTTCtggccagccgccgcctcctcctcatcgtcatcggcgagggcggcgtggatccagccagcgcgcgtgcacGAGGGGCTGGCGGCACCGCTCCtagccaccgcctcctcgtcgttgtCGTTGGTGGGGCCGGCGTGGATCCGGCCAGCCCGCGTGTGCGCAAGACCAGTGGCGCCGCtctcggccgcctcctcctcatcctcctcatcaGAGGGGCAGCGCGGATCTGGCCGGCGTGCGTGTGCATTGCTCCTGGCCACCTCCTTCTCATCGTcagcggcggtgggggcggcgtGGATCCAGCTGTCATGGGGCCAAGGATGCCGCTCCCAGCCACTTCCTCCTTGTCGTTGTCGGCGGTGGCCACCGTGCCGCCCGCCGCTGGATCCACACGGGGGAGGACGGGAGAGAGCCCCGCCGGCCTCCTGCTCAAGCCCGCTGCCTGAGCAGCGTGGGGGAGGGCGAGGGAGCCACCGCCTTCCATCCCCTGTCGACCACGCCGCCCGTCGCGATGCCGGCGGAGGCGAATCCACCCGCCACCAAGTCGTTGGCTGCCGCCGTCTGTGCCCACCGCCCACCACcgtccgcgcccgccgcccgccgtcggccgcggcgCCACCCATACCCGACAGTgagaggagagtgagagaggagacAGAGTGAGAGATTGAGGGAGAGGTGAGAGTGTGAgaaaggagaggataaggatgagtGGATAAGGATGAAATTTTGAAGTGTTGAAGAGGGAAAATAGGAGGGAGAATAGACTTGTAGGCAAgatccgcatgcgaaaatcgtgCGGCCGCTTAAGAGGTCCGTCTGCAaaaataggcttatttttgCGCGCGGACTGCTAAGAGATCCatctgcgaaaatcgatttttacatGCGGTCCTCTTAACGATCCGCTAAATGAAAGGATGATTTTTACATATGCGACCAGTTACAGTGTGTCTACAATCCAAAGAGCTCCTTTTTAGTAGTGATGCAAGGTTACATTTGTTAGTACTTGTGTAGGACTTCTAAAAGTAGTAACAATCGGAACAAATTAATTTAACTAAAACTAGTTTACGTATATTTCTAGTTATATTTAACGTATAAAAGTCGAATTTTAAATTGCATATTTATCGAGTGATATATCCTATACTAATCTATcatatcatttattttctaaaaatattttaataactGTTTAGGTGGTACTCTGTTCGTTTCTTATTACAAGTcgttttaaaacttttttaagttttacCACGTTTATAAAAAactttagcaacatctaaaatgttaaattagtttcattaaatctaaaattgaatatattttgataatatgtttgttttgtattaaaagtattactatttttctacaaacttaaccAGTCAAAAATTACTTTTCAAATTCGTAAAGTTTCATAATTTTTGACATTTCAATGATTTTGGTAGTTTATCCTTGCTATTTTTTTCCATAACTCAAATAGTTTATCCATGCTATCTTTTCATAAAGCAGATAACTTGATCTACATGGAACAATTGTACCTTTTAGCTAAGTGGTTGGGAGAATAAGGTCATTTCTGTACTACTTAAAATGTTAGTAGTGGTGGTGTCCATTCCAGCACCACCTTATCACTAACATATGAGTCTCACAATCTGTATTATTACACACCATCTTTAAGTCCTCTCCCAATTCATTATTGGCTCCcctcaaatttcaaaatcacatatttttttcaataagaaaAATCATAGTATTACTTAGATTAAATAAGTGCTTATTAATCAATTTAATAAGCTAGAAATTCAATTTGTTTTCCATTGCAACGCATAGGTTCTagtaggggtgggcagaaaaaaACTGAACCAAAATGACCGAGACCGAAACCGAACTAACCGAGACTGAAAAATTCGGTCAGCAGTTTCTACTAACTAAATTTAGTTCGGTCAATTCAGTTTTGGAGCTCGgttaaccgaattgaccgaaaaAACCGAAATATAGTACTAGCCCATTAGGCCCAATACCTCCTCAGCAAAACCCACCACCACTATAGGACCCCACGACCTTATCCATTCCACACGACCTTAtccaccccaccaccaccatcctcctctccatccacttcctccccttcccatccccatcccctcctcccccgTGCTGGTGACACTGACGTTGGAGCTCTCGGATAGTCTCCCGCAatcgctcctccgcctcccacaggccacagcagctccgcgccaccgcctctgACGCTGGCACTGCCTACTGCTGCTGCGGGGTAAGCTGGTGAGGGGCgtcagcaggaggaggagagcgtggGCGAGGGTGGGCTCGGCGCCGGCAGAGAGGTCGAACGACGGCGTCGAGAGGAATGGCATGGCTGGCGCGGTGGGGTGGGCCCCCGCCTAG
Coding sequences:
- the LOC9269134 gene encoding uncharacterized protein isoform X1; translated protein: MATTAATAPDLSLHISPPSPPDMAAGGETMEQLAEPKLCLGFGTAAAAAAEQYNNGGCNLQQQQRLHQPSQIQRFKKSASGGSPVCSGGATGTGGVAAARSGNGGGGGKRSSRAPRMRWTTALHAHFVQAVELLGGHERATPKSVLELMNVKDLTLAHVKSHLQMYRTVKGTTDRTCAEGHGQMRDMGFLRRGGGGVDGFDVLGNTSSIAIANIRRQAAGSPGEHHQETMMSSAWCQPQFAQQQTTACGLPLPCPYIVSTHHYLIKQNQLMMQGGWRGSSGQQLAVQQDAAAHSSLGIKNMGQQRLPAAAAAAAGNHDDEIVVVASRIGRRSSGTAGFARSSPPAASGCWTPTTTTWSPPPPLTPQTTSTTTTMRGSSVVVAAAAQACMKQQQQQQTPSRVPSLEISLGRQGWQSGSSLEQQQQHQQRHHQQQQRQRSVESSASKELTLLKCL
- the LOC9269134 gene encoding uncharacterized protein isoform X2, giving the protein MATTAATAPDLSLHISPPSPPDMAAGGETMEQLAEPKLCLGFGTAAAAAAEQYNNGGCNLQQQQRLHQPSQIQRFKKSASGGSPVCSGGATGTGGVAAARSGNGGGGGKRSSRAPRMRWTTALHAHFVQAVELLGGHERATPKSVLELMNVKDLTLAHVKSHLQMYRTVKGTTDRTCAEGHGQMRDMGFLRRGGGGVDGFDVLGNTSSIAIANIRRQAAGSPGEHHQETMMSSAWCQPQFAQQQTTACGLPLPCPYIVSTHHYLIKQNQLGGWRGSSGQQLAVQQDAAAHSSLGIKNMGQQRLPAAAAAAAGNHDDEIVVVASRIGRRSSGTAGFARSSPPAASGCWTPTTTTWSPPPPLTPQTTSTTTTMRGSSVVVAAAAQACMKQQQQQQTPSRVPSLEISLGRQGWQSGSSLEQQQQHQQRHHQQQQRQRSVESSASKELTLLKCL